Proteins from a genomic interval of Medicago truncatula cultivar Jemalong A17 chromosome 3, MtrunA17r5.0-ANR, whole genome shotgun sequence:
- the LOC11428264 gene encoding uncharacterized protein isoform X5: MDFATVRKKLANGAYPTLEQLESDIFLICSNAMKYNAPETVYHRQARTIQELGRKKFEKLRIKFERTQVELKSEQKTRSNSLVKKSLKKPPSCASQESFGFDLSYGDVQASSYPMQGGSCERPGNIDGTVEGNAFMIDANQDKAEDVMSGKNMVSKMGRKSFVLDDNRRASYNMSNQPIIRTDSTFMTFESGMRQLVTVGIHAEYSYTRSLARFSASLGPVVWNIASNRIQQALPADCKFGRGWVGEYEPIPTPIFMLGNNLQKETSLIMKLNGDKNGKGVEPKTEHPVNGRKLEGKHSSDCPTNGTVYEGNPSIGFNGVKFNASLNIPNQQNSQSRNFGNSENKSLNKVELKSLPSSNQNNSSVVAKFGSNTPTAESNPKESAPRNLNSLPSTTFKQPDTNEVVSGELPDGKVMNTSLNRRLTGPSSDSTTNQTIRTAPFVSRGQEQGLSEPLQSMRMFTEEAQKPQTSNYSPVDTLPDKPSAQSGQRDTPGNASVAAAQVWMSAGAGGFNLGPENTGSSKNQISADSFHNTTREFHQHISRIQGEFPSSGMSLQSNKNNLPFHSPRPQPIHTGAVSQFPNQPMVSPQSTTAGRPTFQMQSPWRGLSPRSQSRQKQGTLPPDLNIDCQSPGSPAKSSSSQQPDLALQL, encoded by the exons agtgatatatttttaatttgctcAAATGCAATGAAATACAATGCACCGGAGACTGTATACCACAGACAG GCACGAACAATACAAGAACTTGGGCGGAAGAAGTTTGAGAAGTTAAGGATTAAATTCGAACGTACACAGGTTGAGTTAAAATCAGAACAGAAAACACGGTCTAATTCTTTGGTTAAAAAGTCATTGAAAAAGCCACCGAGTTGTGCCTCACAAGAATCTTTTGGCTTTGATTTATCCTATGGAGATGTACAGGCAAGTTCCTATCCAATGCAAGGTGGTAGCTGTGAGAGGCCTGGCAACATTGATGGTACTGTGGAAGGGAATGCTTTCATGATTGATGCAAATCAAGATAAAGCTGAAGATGTTATGTCAG GGAAGAATATGGTCTCTAAGATGGGAAGGAAGTCATTTGTGCTTGACGATAATCGTCGTGCATCATATAATATGTCTAATCAACCAATCATTAGAACAGATTCAACATTTATGACCTTTGAGAGCGGAATGAGGCAGCTGGTTACT GTTGGCATCCATGCTGAATATTCCTATACTAGGAGTTTGGCTCGTTTTAGTGCATCTCTAGGACCTGTTGTTTGGAACATTGCTTCCAACAGGATTCAACAGGCACTTCCTGCTGACTGTAAATTTGGTCGTGGATGGGTTGGAGAGTATGAACCGATTCCAACCCCGATATTTATGCTTGGTAATAATCTCCAGAAAGAAACTAGTTTGATTATGAAGTTGAACGGTGACAAAAATGGTAAGGGTGTGGAACCCAAAACTGAACATCCTGTAAATGGACGGAAGCTTGAGGGAAAACATTCTTCAGATTGTCCTACCAATGGTACTGTATACGAAGGAAATCCTTCTATTGGTTTTAATGGAGTGAAGTTCAATGCTTCTCTCAACATCCCCAATCAGCAGAATTCCCAATCTAGGAATTTTGGCAATTCTGAGAACAAGAGCTTGAATAAAGTGGAGCTGAAATCCTTACCCTCCAGTAATCAAAATAATTCCAGTGTGGTTGCAAAGTTTGGAAGTAATACTCCTACAGCAGAGTCTAATCCCAAAGAGAGTGCACCTAGGAACTTGAATTCTTTGCCATCTACAACTTTCAAGCAGCCAGATACTAATGAAGTTGTTAGCGGAGAATTGCCTGACGGAAAAGTCATGAATACAAGCTTGAATAGACGGTTGACTGGTCCATCATCTGATAGTACAACAAACCAAACAATCAGAACAGCTCCTTTTGTTTCCCGTGGGCAGGAGCAGGGTCTCAGTGAACCACTTCAGTCCATGAGAATGTTCACAGAAGAGGCTCAAAAGCCACAGACTTCTAATTATTCACCAGTTGATACTCTGCCAGACAAACCATCAGCTCAATCTGGACAAAGAGATACCCCGGGCAATGCTTCTGTGGCAGCTGCCCAGGTATGGATGTCTGCAGGGGCAGGAGGGTTTAATCTAGGACCTGAGAATACTGGTTCATCCAAAAATCAGATTTCTGCAGATTCTTTTCACAATACAACGAGAGAGTTCCATCAGCATATTTCACGAATTCAGGGTGAGTTTCCGTCTAGTGGAATGTCTTTACAGTCTAATAAGAACAATCTTCCATTTCATTCACCTAGACCTCAACCTATTCACACAGGTGCCGTTTCACAGTTCCCCAACCAACCTATGGTATCCCCTCAATCAACAACCGCGGGCCGACCTACATTTCAAATGCAGTCCCCTTGGAGAGGTCTCAGTCCTCGAAGCCAATCAAGGCAAAAACAGGGAACCCTTCCGCCTGACTTGAATATTGATTGTCAATCTCCAGGGTCACCTGCAAAATCTTCTAGCTCACAGCAACCAGACCTAGCTTTGCAACTATGA